Proteins encoded within one genomic window of Sinorhizobium sp. B11:
- a CDS encoding phospholipase D-like domain-containing protein: protein MDTSFPTALASLENSPQDLSHGHPQTSFAFRGQADAVAFLANGQDYFAALAKTLRQARNSILIVGWDFNPDILLQPGLSSESLGDLLQAAVRSNPDLEVRILVWAMGPIYSQKSLRLFYRRDFPADPRIRMLFARHDAWHASHHQKLVCVDDAVGFIGGIDLTSRRFDDRRHAPSDSRRRDTSGRSYDPLHDVQTMVTGEAARQIGQIIRRRWIEWGGDSNLVPAPASGRAPDQHMLHSPVAARRMPAAFALTQREDLAGGGVSEGLRMTLDIIRSASRHLYIETQYLASQTIAKALAARLLEDDGPEIVIICTRRSHGFIEQLVMGRNRRRVIRRLKQADRHGRLRVFYPVVPDDTGEIEVLVHSKLLIADDQSLRIGSSNLNHRSEGLDTECDMRLNATTPDHFAAIAKLRCQLLAEHLGTSTEIVAAKVDEAGSLIRAIDALNEGLGRLKALDADVGPGPLCPVIGTALFDPKTA from the coding sequence ATGGATACCAGCTTTCCGACCGCATTGGCCTCGCTTGAGAATTCGCCCCAAGATCTGTCACATGGCCATCCTCAAACATCCTTCGCTTTTCGGGGCCAGGCGGACGCCGTCGCGTTTCTCGCCAACGGTCAGGATTATTTCGCCGCTCTTGCCAAAACCCTGCGTCAGGCGCGCAATTCGATCCTCATCGTCGGGTGGGACTTCAATCCCGATATCCTGCTGCAGCCCGGACTGTCGAGTGAAAGCCTCGGTGACCTGCTGCAGGCCGCGGTCAGATCCAATCCTGACCTGGAAGTCAGGATCCTGGTCTGGGCGATGGGGCCGATCTATTCGCAAAAGTCGCTAAGGCTATTCTATCGGCGCGATTTCCCGGCCGATCCGCGTATCCGCATGCTGTTTGCCCGCCATGACGCGTGGCATGCCTCGCATCATCAAAAGCTGGTCTGCGTCGATGACGCTGTCGGCTTCATCGGCGGTATTGACCTGACGTCGCGACGGTTTGACGATCGACGTCATGCACCCTCAGACAGCCGTCGGCGCGATACAAGCGGTCGCTCCTATGATCCTCTCCACGATGTCCAGACCATGGTCACCGGCGAGGCCGCCCGACAGATCGGACAAATCATCCGGCGGCGATGGATCGAATGGGGCGGCGATAGCAATCTGGTCCCCGCGCCCGCCTCCGGCCGAGCGCCGGACCAGCATATGCTGCACAGTCCCGTTGCGGCACGTCGCATGCCGGCGGCTTTCGCGCTGACACAGCGGGAAGACTTGGCCGGTGGCGGTGTCAGCGAGGGCCTTCGTATGACGCTCGACATCATCAGATCGGCCAGCCGGCATCTTTATATCGAGACGCAATATCTGGCCTCGCAAACCATCGCAAAGGCGCTGGCCGCCCGCCTCCTCGAAGATGACGGGCCGGAGATCGTGATCATCTGCACGCGCAGATCTCATGGCTTCATCGAGCAGCTCGTCATGGGGCGCAACCGCCGCAGGGTGATTCGCCGGCTGAAACAGGCTGATCGCCACGGTCGGTTGCGTGTCTTTTATCCGGTGGTTCCCGATGACACCGGCGAGATCGAGGTCCTCGTTCATTCCAAACTCTTGATTGCCGATGACCAAAGTCTGCGGATCGGCTCGTCCAATCTCAACCACCGGTCAGAGGGTCTTGATACGGAATGCGACATGCGTCTGAATGCGACCACGCCGGACCATTTCGCGGCGATCGCGAAGCTGCGCTGCCAGCTCCTTGCCGAGCACCTGGGCACCTCGACGGAAATCGTCGCTGCAAAGGTGGATGAAGCGGGCTCGCTCATTCGGGCAATCGATGCGCTGAATGAAGGGCTCGGGCGGTTGAAGGCTCTCGATGCCGATGTTGGTCCCGGGCCGCTTTGCCCTGTCATCGGAACCGCGCTGTTCGATCCGAAGACGGCCTGA
- a CDS encoding thiamine pyrophosphate-requiring protein, which translates to MTKTVGDFVISRLRDWGVRRLFGYPGDGINGVFGALQRASGKIEFIQARHEEMAAFMASAHAKFSGELGVCIATSGPGATHLITGLYDAKMDHQPVLAIVGQQARHALGGHYQQELDLAALFKDVAGDFVQQAWTPAQVRHLIDRACRIALANRTVTTVILPNDLQEMPYEEPPRKHGTVHSGPGYSRPRIFPHGDDLQAAADILNAGKKVAILVGAGALNATDAVIAVADRLQAGAAKALLGKAALPDDLPWVTGSIGLLGTKPSWDLMQDCDTLLMVGSGFPYSEFLPAEGQARGVQIDIDPDMLSLRYPMELNLTGDAGETLLALLPLLTQKADDSWRKTVANNVAGWWKTLDERARVDANPVNPQRVVSELSPRLPDNAIITSDSGSCANWYARDLKIRRGMKASLSGGLASMGAAVPYAIAAKFAEPDRPVVGLVGDGAMQMNNMAEMITVAKYWKTWANPTFVICVFNNEDLNQVTWEQRVMEGDPKFAASQTIPDMPYHKFAELIGLRGIFVNRPDDLGGSWEAALKAGCPVILEVKTDPEVPPLPPHITFEQMRNVTSALMTGDPHEAGMIAGMLRQLFSGILSRP; encoded by the coding sequence ATGACAAAGACTGTCGGCGATTTCGTCATCTCGCGCCTAAGGGACTGGGGCGTACGGCGCCTGTTCGGCTACCCGGGCGATGGCATCAACGGCGTCTTCGGTGCCCTCCAACGCGCATCGGGGAAAATAGAATTCATCCAGGCACGCCACGAGGAGATGGCGGCGTTCATGGCGAGCGCCCACGCCAAGTTTTCCGGCGAGCTCGGTGTCTGCATCGCAACATCGGGACCAGGCGCCACGCATCTGATCACCGGTCTTTACGATGCAAAGATGGATCATCAGCCAGTGCTCGCAATCGTTGGCCAGCAGGCGCGACATGCGCTAGGCGGCCACTATCAGCAGGAACTTGATCTTGCCGCCCTCTTCAAGGACGTCGCCGGTGATTTCGTCCAGCAGGCCTGGACCCCGGCGCAGGTCCGCCATCTGATCGACCGCGCTTGTCGCATCGCCCTCGCCAACCGGACTGTGACGACCGTCATCCTGCCGAACGACCTTCAGGAGATGCCCTACGAGGAGCCGCCGCGCAAACATGGGACAGTGCATTCAGGACCGGGCTATAGCCGTCCCCGCATCTTCCCGCATGGTGACGATCTTCAGGCCGCCGCTGACATCCTGAACGCCGGTAAAAAGGTGGCGATCCTGGTCGGCGCCGGCGCACTGAACGCAACCGACGCGGTGATCGCCGTTGCCGACCGCCTGCAGGCAGGTGCGGCAAAAGCCCTTCTTGGAAAGGCTGCCCTTCCAGACGACCTGCCTTGGGTCACCGGCTCGATCGGCCTTCTCGGAACCAAGCCATCCTGGGATCTGATGCAGGATTGCGACACACTGCTCATGGTCGGATCCGGATTTCCCTATTCGGAATTTCTGCCCGCGGAAGGCCAGGCGCGCGGCGTGCAGATCGACATCGATCCGGACATGCTGTCACTGCGCTACCCGATGGAGCTCAACCTCACCGGCGATGCGGGCGAGACGTTGCTTGCGCTGCTGCCGCTCCTGACACAGAAGGCCGACGACAGTTGGCGCAAGACGGTTGCGAACAACGTCGCGGGCTGGTGGAAGACACTGGACGAGCGCGCAAGGGTGGACGCAAATCCTGTCAATCCGCAGCGTGTCGTCAGCGAGTTGTCGCCGCGACTGCCGGACAACGCGATCATTACCAGTGACTCCGGATCCTGCGCCAACTGGTATGCGCGCGATCTGAAGATCCGCCGCGGCATGAAAGCGTCCTTGTCGGGCGGCCTGGCCTCGATGGGAGCTGCCGTTCCCTATGCTATTGCTGCGAAGTTCGCAGAGCCTGATCGGCCGGTTGTCGGGCTCGTCGGCGACGGCGCAATGCAGATGAACAACATGGCGGAGATGATTACCGTTGCCAAATACTGGAAGACCTGGGCCAACCCGACCTTCGTCATCTGTGTCTTCAACAATGAGGACCTGAACCAGGTAACTTGGGAACAGCGGGTGATGGAAGGTGATCCAAAGTTCGCCGCCTCCCAGACGATCCCCGACATGCCCTATCATAAATTCGCCGAGCTGATCGGCCTGCGCGGCATCTTCGTCAATCGCCCCGATGACCTCGGCGGTTCCTGGGAGGCGGCCCTCAAGGCCGGTTGCCCCGTGATCCTCGAGGTAAAGACCGATCCGGAAGTGCCGCCGCTTCCGCCCCACATCACCTTCGAGCAGATGCGCAATGTCACTTCTGCTCTCATGACAGGCGATCCCCACGAGGCGGGCATGATTGCCGGCATGCTCCGCCAGCTCTTCTCGGGCATTCTGTCGCGCCCTTAG
- a CDS encoding pyridoxamine 5'-phosphate oxidase family protein, with product MPDQVDEQQKLWDLIEKIGFCMLTTHNGLDLKARPMSAYVERLENAIYFLTDVASHKDEEIARYPHVNLAFADPGHQKYVSVSGTAVIQNDRDKIREFWATPAKAWWDDADDPSIRILKVTPSFAEYWDSPGTLVSYIKMAAAAVSKARPDMGDHVEVDL from the coding sequence ATGCCCGATCAAGTTGACGAACAACAAAAGCTCTGGGATCTCATCGAAAAAATCGGCTTCTGCATGCTGACGACCCATAATGGCCTGGACCTGAAAGCGCGTCCAATGTCGGCCTATGTCGAAAGGCTGGAAAACGCCATCTACTTCCTTACCGATGTTGCAAGCCACAAGGATGAGGAAATTGCTCGATACCCGCACGTCAATCTGGCCTTTGCCGATCCTGGCCACCAGAAATATGTCTCTGTCTCTGGCACAGCTGTCATCCAGAACGACCGCGATAAGATCCGCGAGTTCTGGGCAACGCCCGCCAAGGCCTGGTGGGACGACGCGGATGATCCGTCCATCCGCATTCTCAAGGTGACACCATCGTTCGCCGAATATTGGGACAGCCCCGGCACGCTGGTCAGTTACATCAAGATGGCCGCCGCAGCCGTCAGCAAAGCGCGACCGGATATGGGAGATCACGTCGAGGTTGATCTCTGA
- a CDS encoding ferritin-like domain-containing protein, with amino-acid sequence MATAKTLDDLFLDTLKDIYFAEKQILKALPKMARAAQSEEGRAGFIQHRDETQGQIERLEQVFELLGKPARGKTCEAIQGIIAEGEEIMEEFKGSPALDAGLISSAQAVEHYEIARYGTLIAWANQLGLTDAVPLLKANLSEEEATDKKLTQLAQAQANPKGQKVA; translated from the coding sequence ATGGCAACCGCGAAGACATTGGATGACCTGTTTCTAGACACTCTGAAGGACATTTACTTTGCCGAAAAGCAGATCCTGAAGGCTCTGCCGAAGATGGCGCGCGCAGCCCAGTCCGAAGAAGGCAGGGCCGGCTTCATCCAGCATCGAGACGAGACCCAAGGACAGATCGAGCGCCTGGAGCAGGTGTTCGAGCTACTCGGAAAACCGGCGCGTGGGAAGACCTGCGAGGCGATCCAGGGCATCATCGCGGAAGGTGAGGAAATCATGGAGGAGTTCAAAGGCTCGCCTGCGCTCGATGCAGGGCTGATCTCCTCGGCGCAGGCCGTTGAACACTACGAGATCGCGCGCTACGGTACTTTGATCGCCTGGGCCAATCAGCTTGGACTGACAGATGCCGTTCCTCTTCTTAAGGCAAATCTTTCCGAAGAGGAAGCGACCGACAAGAAGCTGACGCAGCTTGCGCAGGCGCAGGCCAACCCCAAGGGCCAAAAGGTCGCCTAA